In the genome of Panthera uncia isolate 11264 chromosome B3 unlocalized genomic scaffold, Puncia_PCG_1.0 HiC_scaffold_1, whole genome shotgun sequence, one region contains:
- the LOC125909772 gene encoding olfactory receptor 4F21-like encodes MDQVNGSVVTEFVLLGLAQSLRMQVLLFLFFSLFYAGIILGNLFIMFTVIFDSHLHSPMYILLANLSFIDLGLSSTTVPRMISDLFSDGKIISFYSCMIQMFFIHVMGGVEMILLIAMAYDRYTAICRPLHYLTIMNLKMCMLLVMTAWIIGVIHAVSQFVFVINLPFCGPKNVGSFYCDFPRVIKLACMDTYRLEFVVTANSGFISMGTFFFLIVSYIFILITVRQHSSKDLSKAFITLSAHITVVVLFFVPCMFLYVWPFPTKSMDTFFAIVDFVVTPVLNPAIYTLRNRDMKAAMRRLSRQVVSSREMS; translated from the coding sequence ATGGACCAAGTAAATGGCTCTGTGGTAACTGAATTTGTGTTACTGGGACTTGCACAATCCTTGCGAATGcaggttttgctttttcttttcttctctttattctatGCAGGAATTATCTTGGGAAACCTCTTCATTATGTTTACAGTGATTTTTGATTCTCACTTACACTCTCCCATGTATATCCTGCTGGCCAACTTATCATTCATCGACCTGGGCCTTTCATCCACCACAGTTCCTAGGATGATCTCTGATCTTTTCAGTGATGGCAAAATCATCTCCTTCTATAGTTGCATGAtacaaatgttttttattcatgtCATGGGAGGAGTTGAGATGATACTGCTCATAGCCATGGCATATGACAGGTACACAGCAATTTGCAGGCCTCTCCACTACTTAACTATTATGAATCTCAAAATGTGCATGCTTTTGGTAATGACTGCTTGGATCATTGGGGTGATCCATGCTGTGTCTCAGTTTGTTTTTGTCATAAATTTACCCTTCTGTGGACCTAAAAATGTGGGGAGTTTTTACTGTGATTTTCCTAGGGTTATTAAACTTGCATGCATGGACACTTACAGACTAGAATTTGTGGTCACTGCTAACAGTGGCTTCATATCTATGGgcaccttctttttcttaattgtatCATACATCTTTATTCTGATCACTGTCAGACAACATTCTTCAAAGGATTTATCCAAAGCATTCATCACTTTGTCAGCTCACATCACtgtagtggttttgttttttgttccatGCATGTTTCTCTATGTGTGGCCTTTTCCTACCAAGTCAATGGATACATTTTTTGCCATTGTGGACTTTGTCGTCACTCCTGTCTTAAATCCTGCCATCTATACTTTAAGGAACAGAGATATGAAGGCAGCAATGAGAAGGCTGAGTCGACAAGTTGTAAGTTCTAGAGAGATGTCATAA
- the LOC125909787 gene encoding olfactory receptor 4F4 encodes MVTEFIFLGLSNSQEFQIFLLVFFFIFYVGIVFGNLLIVITVASDSHLHSPMYFLLANLSLIDLCLSSVTAPKMIADFFSKRKVISFKGCLAQIFLVHFFGGSELVILIAMAFDRYVAICKPLRYSTVMCDHVCFGIVTAAWGTGFLHSVSQLAFAVNLPFCGPNEVDSFYCDLPRVIKLACIDTYRLDVMVIANSGVLTVCSFVFLIISYAIILVTIQQRPSDKSSKALSTLTAHITVVLLFFGPCIFIYAWPFPIKSLDKSLAVFYSVVTPLLNPIIYTLRNKDMKTAMRRLSKWNVNSSVKF; translated from the coding sequence ATGGTGACTGAGTTCATTTTTCTGGGACTCTCCAATTCTCAGGAATTCCAGATATTCCTACTggtgttcttttttatattctatgtGGGAATTGTGTTTGGAAACCTTCTTATTGTCATAACTGTGGCTTCTGACTCCCATCTTCACTCTCCCATGTACTTCCTGCTGGCTAACCTCTCACTCATTGACCTCTGTCTGTCTTCCGTCACAGCCCCCAAGATGATTGCTGACTTTTTCAGTAAACGCAAAGTCATCTCTTTCAAGGGTTGCCTTGCTCAGATATTTCTCGTTCACTTTTTTGGTGGGAGTGAATTGGTGATCCTTATAGCCATGGCCTTTGACAGATATGTAGCAATCTGTAAACCTCTTCGCTACTCTACAGTTATGTGTGACCATGTATGTTTTGGCATTGTGACTGCCGCATGGGGAACTGGCTTTCTCCATTCAGTGAGCCAGTTGGCTTTTGCAGTAAACTTACCTTTCTGTGGTCCCAATGAGGTCGATAGCTTTTACTGCGACCTACCTAGGGTTATCAAACTTGCTTGTATAGACACCTATAGATTGGATGTCATGGTCATTGCTAACAGTGGTGTGCTCActgtgtgttcttttgttttcctaatcATCTCCTATGCTATCATCCTAGTAACCATCCAGCAACGCCCTTCAGACAAGTCGTCCAAGGCTCTGTCCACTCTGACTGCTCACATCACAgtagttcttttgttctttggaCCATGTATCTTCATTTATGCCTGGCCATTCCCCATCAAGTCACTAGATAAATCCCTTGCTGTGTTTTATTCTGTGGTCACTCCTCTCTTGAACCCGATTATATACACACTGAGGAACAAAGACATGAAGACTGCAATGAGACGACTGAGTAAATGGAATGTGAATTCTAGTGTAAAATTTTAG